From a region of the Fischerella sp. JS2 genome:
- a CDS encoding M42 family peptidase produces the protein MWDYDHLFKIIAELVMHHSPSGAETEINKYLMQRFTDLGVKAWCDRADNIIAKIPGKNYDQAIAITAHKDEIGGIVKSIGEQGRVEVRKLGGAFPWVYGEGVVDLLGDHTTISGILSFGSRHVSHESPQKLQQEDTAVKWEDAWIETKCTTAELEAAGIRPGSRMVIGKHRKHPIRLKDHIASYTLDNKASVAILLALAEKIKQPAVDVYLVASAKEEVGAIGALYFTQNQCLDALIALEICPLSSEYPIEDGKSPVILSQDAYGMYDETLNGQLRQSAKKLNIPVQLAILNGFGSDASIAMKFGHVPRAACLAFPTQNTHGYEIAHLGAIANCIDLLQVFCETQSFVNG, from the coding sequence ATGTGGGATTACGACCACTTATTCAAAATAATTGCAGAATTGGTAATGCACCACTCTCCTAGTGGTGCTGAAACAGAAATTAATAAATACTTAATGCAGAGATTTACAGACCTGGGAGTAAAAGCATGGTGCGATCGCGCAGACAACATTATTGCCAAAATACCTGGTAAAAATTATGACCAAGCGATCGCCATCACTGCCCATAAAGATGAAATTGGTGGAATTGTCAAAAGTATTGGTGAGCAAGGTAGAGTCGAAGTCCGAAAATTAGGAGGTGCATTTCCGTGGGTTTACGGTGAAGGTGTTGTCGATTTACTAGGCGATCACACAACTATCAGTGGAATTCTCAGTTTTGGTTCTCGTCACGTTTCCCATGAATCACCACAAAAACTTCAGCAAGAAGATACTGCTGTGAAATGGGAAGATGCTTGGATTGAAACAAAATGTACCACTGCGGAACTAGAAGCAGCTGGCATTCGACCGGGAAGTAGAATGGTGATTGGTAAACATCGCAAGCATCCAATTCGTTTAAAAGACCATATTGCCAGTTATACATTGGATAACAAAGCCTCCGTTGCTATTTTGTTAGCCCTGGCAGAAAAGATCAAACAACCAGCAGTTGATGTTTATTTAGTTGCTTCAGCAAAAGAAGAAGTAGGGGCAATTGGCGCACTTTACTTTACTCAAAACCAGTGCTTGGATGCCCTAATTGCTTTAGAGATTTGTCCTTTATCGTCAGAATACCCCATAGAAGATGGCAAAAGCCCTGTAATTTTATCTCAGGATGCCTATGGAATGTATGATGAAACCTTAAATGGACAACTGCGCCAGTCTGCAAAAAAATTAAATATACCAGTGCAACTTGCAATCTTAAATGGTTTTGGCAGCGATGCTTCTATCGCCATGAAATTTGGTCATGTCCCCCGCGCCGCCTGTTTAGCCTTCCCGACACAAAACACCCACGGTTATGAAATTGCTCATTTAGGAGCGATCGCCAATTGTATTGATTTGTTACAAGTATTTTGTGAAACTCAATCATTTGTTAACGGTTAG
- a CDS encoding SGNH/GDSL hydrolase family protein has product MKKELVAAGILLLSFLSPVKSSATTHISKIYVFGDSLSDPGNLYNATQSQIPPSPPYSDGRFSNGQVWVEYLGDELGLSPTLFTELQNSNPTEGINYAFGGSSSGLGNTLIPESLLPGVLGQVGLFTRSLRESNQSADPDALYIVWGGGNDYVFGNVTDVSQPIANLSRSVALLALAGAKNIMVVNLPDLGKIPLTSGQENSSQLTTLSRKHNIALAATLKSLSAIPSINIIPIDINSLFQRVRRFPSEFGLTNVTDACLVGDLDDIAQGNFTVCTNPNEYLFWDEVHPTTRVHSIVAETALSALDTQPVPAPWQNQEFEDLQLLEQ; this is encoded by the coding sequence ATGAAAAAAGAACTCGTAGCGGCAGGAATTTTGCTTCTATCTTTTCTGTCGCCTGTGAAATCTTCAGCTACAACACATATTAGTAAAATTTACGTATTTGGTGATAGTCTTTCTGACCCTGGCAATCTTTACAACGCTACACAATCCCAAATACCACCAAGTCCGCCCTACTCTGACGGACGTTTTTCCAATGGTCAGGTGTGGGTAGAATATCTTGGAGATGAACTCGGATTATCCCCCACTTTATTTACTGAGTTACAGAACAGTAACCCCACCGAAGGTATTAATTATGCCTTTGGTGGAAGTAGCTCTGGTCTAGGTAATACTTTGATTCCTGAATCATTATTACCAGGAGTCCTTGGACAAGTTGGTTTATTTACCCGCTCCTTACGAGAAAGCAATCAATCAGCTGATCCAGATGCTCTTTATATTGTCTGGGGTGGTGGCAATGATTATGTATTTGGTAATGTCACTGATGTTAGTCAACCAATTGCAAATTTATCAAGATCAGTAGCATTGCTTGCGCTTGCAGGTGCTAAAAATATCATGGTGGTTAACTTACCGGATTTGGGTAAGATTCCTTTAACATCAGGTCAAGAAAATTCCAGTCAATTAACGACTTTAAGCCGCAAACATAACATAGCATTGGCAGCAACTTTAAAAAGCTTGAGTGCAATTCCTAGCATTAATATCATTCCGATTGATATTAATTCCCTATTTCAAAGAGTGCGACGTTTTCCCAGTGAATTTGGTTTAACCAATGTTACCGATGCTTGTCTTGTAGGTGATTTAGACGATATCGCCCAAGGAAATTTTACTGTATGTACTAACCCAAACGAGTATTTATTCTGGGATGAGGTACATCCTACGACACGCGTCCACAGCATCGTCGCAGAAACAGCACTCTCTGCGCTGGATACTCAGCCCGTACCCGCACCTTGGCAAAATCAGGAATTTGAGGATTTGCAACTGTTGGAACAGTAG
- a CDS encoding S-layer homology domain-containing protein has product MLYFQRSAVLLSLAVLLTSLTACTNSNIGKSLEQSLAADPRLKDNPVIFGANQTPNSDRQNPNQSTQPTVQLPADFPKDIPIYPNAQIQEVSPATDSQNKVTTRWLSSDPSNFIASFYRNQLQSNNWQVSQQPADDNGGTFTAKRNDLQLVISIQPKSVTNAAPNQPQTATELLIEYQPNSSTTAQASPTPSSEITSNDTAPQPGNPQFIGPVQPKGSLTQPTGISNTTNSTPTATSSTQEFSDLNKAPQELQKYIQDVARLGVLSVESQAAKNNSTTTTNLFEPNKNITRREYARWLVAANNAMYANIPSKQIRLASENAQPAFSDVPKTDPDFAAIQGLAESGLFPSLLSGDSTQVLFRPDAPLTREQLLMSKVPLDTRQALPAASVSAVSQTWGFQDAAKIDPKALRAILADFQNGEQSNIRRVYGYTTLFQPKKPVTRAEAAAALWYFGTQGEGISATEAVKLTRSQTQP; this is encoded by the coding sequence GTGCTGTACTTTCAACGTTCAGCTGTCCTTCTCAGTTTGGCAGTTTTACTTACTTCACTCACAGCCTGTACCAATAGTAATATTGGTAAAAGCCTTGAGCAGTCTTTAGCGGCAGATCCTCGGCTCAAAGATAACCCAGTGATTTTTGGCGCTAACCAAACGCCTAATAGCGATCGCCAAAATCCCAATCAATCCACCCAGCCAACAGTCCAGTTACCAGCAGATTTCCCCAAAGACATCCCCATATATCCCAATGCTCAAATACAGGAAGTGTCTCCTGCAACTGACTCACAGAACAAAGTAACTACTCGTTGGCTAAGTTCTGATCCAAGCAATTTCATTGCCAGTTTTTATCGCAATCAGTTGCAAAGTAATAATTGGCAGGTTTCCCAACAGCCTGCTGATGACAATGGTGGTACTTTTACAGCAAAGCGCAATGACTTGCAGCTTGTAATTTCTATTCAACCAAAGTCAGTCACTAACGCTGCACCCAATCAACCACAGACAGCCACTGAACTCCTAATTGAGTACCAGCCAAACTCCTCGACTACAGCTCAAGCTAGCCCAACTCCTAGCAGCGAAATTACTAGTAATGATACTGCCCCTCAACCGGGCAACCCACAGTTCATTGGTCCTGTACAACCAAAAGGCTCACTCACCCAACCAACTGGTATATCCAATACTACTAACTCTACACCAACAGCAACATCCAGCACTCAAGAATTCAGCGACTTAAACAAAGCACCCCAAGAATTGCAAAAATATATTCAAGATGTCGCTCGTTTGGGTGTTTTATCCGTAGAGTCCCAAGCTGCGAAAAACAATTCCACAACCACGACCAACCTGTTTGAACCTAATAAAAATATTACCCGTCGAGAATATGCTCGTTGGCTAGTAGCTGCTAATAATGCTATGTATGCCAACATCCCATCTAAACAGATTCGCTTGGCATCAGAAAACGCACAACCTGCTTTTAGTGACGTACCAAAAACAGATCCAGATTTTGCAGCTATTCAAGGACTAGCTGAAAGTGGTTTATTTCCAAGTCTTTTGTCTGGGGATTCCACACAAGTATTGTTTCGTCCAGATGCACCATTGACGCGCGAACAATTACTCATGTCAAAAGTACCTCTGGATACCCGCCAAGCTTTACCTGCTGCTAGTGTCAGCGCAGTTAGCCAAACTTGGGGTTTCCAGGATGCAGCAAAAATTGACCCCAAGGCCTTACGGGCGATATTAGCTGATTTCCAAAATGGAGAACAATCAAATATCCGTCGAGTCTATGGCTATACGACGCTTTTCCAACCTAAAAAACCAGTAACTCGGGCAGAAGCGGCAGCAGCGTTGTGGTACTTCGGTACTCAAGGCGAGGGTATATCGGCAACTGAGGCTGTGAAATTAACACGGAGTCAGACTCAGCCATAA
- a CDS encoding CBS domain-containing protein — MPKTVADVMSRDPIVVRPETPLKEAIQILAERRISGLPVVDDAGKLVGIISETDLMWQETGVTPPAYIMFLDSVIYLKNPATYERDLHKALGQTVGEVMSKQPLTVSPEKTLTEAAKIMNDRNVHRLPVLDSEGQVIGILTRGDVIRAMAAGQD, encoded by the coding sequence ATGCCTAAGACCGTTGCCGACGTAATGAGTCGTGACCCAATTGTAGTCCGACCCGAAACTCCTCTGAAGGAAGCTATCCAAATTCTGGCAGAACGACGCATCAGTGGACTACCTGTTGTAGATGACGCCGGTAAATTGGTAGGCATTATTTCGGAAACTGATTTAATGTGGCAAGAGACAGGTGTTACGCCCCCGGCGTATATTATGTTTCTTGATAGCGTGATTTATTTAAAAAATCCGGCCACATACGAACGCGATTTGCACAAAGCCTTGGGGCAAACTGTTGGGGAAGTTATGAGTAAACAGCCGCTTACCGTCTCCCCAGAAAAAACTCTCACAGAAGCCGCCAAAATCATGAATGATCGCAACGTTCACCGTCTACCAGTTCTTGACAGCGAGGGTCAAGTAATTGGTATTCTTACCCGTGGTGACGTAATTAGAGCAATGGCAGCAGGCCAAGATTAG
- a CDS encoding class II aldolase/adducin family protein: protein MQAISVEKPNLPQPPSFSTPEEERLHRKQRLAAAFRLFSRFGFNEGIAGHITARDPEQLDCFWVNPVGMHFGLIRVSDLILVNHKGDVIAGDRPVNQAAFTIHSQIHAARPDVVAAAHAHSLYGKSWSSLGRLLDPLTQDACMFYEDHSLFDDYTGVVLDLEEGQRIAQTLGNNKAVILKNHGLLTIGHSVDEAAWWFITMERTCQAQLLAEAAGKPETIKHKYASLAQSQVGSHYMGWFSFQPLYEMIVRQEPDLLE, encoded by the coding sequence ATGCAAGCTATCTCTGTTGAAAAACCTAATCTTCCTCAACCCCCAAGTTTTTCTACACCTGAAGAAGAACGTCTACATCGCAAACAACGCCTAGCAGCGGCGTTTCGCTTGTTTTCTCGTTTTGGATTTAATGAAGGTATTGCAGGTCATATTACCGCTCGTGATCCAGAACAACTCGATTGTTTTTGGGTTAATCCTGTTGGGATGCACTTCGGTTTAATTCGAGTTAGTGACTTAATTTTAGTTAACCATAAAGGTGATGTCATTGCAGGCGATCGCCCCGTCAACCAAGCAGCTTTCACTATTCATTCCCAAATCCATGCTGCTCGTCCTGACGTAGTCGCAGCAGCTCACGCTCATTCGCTCTATGGCAAAAGTTGGTCTAGTCTTGGTCGCCTACTTGACCCTCTTACCCAAGATGCTTGTATGTTCTACGAAGACCACAGCTTATTCGACGATTATACAGGTGTGGTTCTCGACTTAGAAGAGGGTCAACGCATTGCCCAAACTCTAGGCAATAATAAAGCAGTCATTCTGAAAAATCACGGCTTACTCACTATCGGTCATTCAGTAGATGAGGCAGCATGGTGGTTTATTACAATGGAACGCACCTGTCAAGCTCAATTATTAGCAGAAGCAGCTGGTAAACCAGAGACAATCAAACATAAGTATGCCAGCTTAGCACAAAGTCAGGTAGGTTCCCATTACATGGGCTGGTTTAGTTTTCAACCTTTGTATGAAATGATTGTGCGACAAGAACCAGATTTATTGGAATAA
- a CDS encoding histidine kinase, which produces MQASQDQPIYSEAPLQLLLFVDGRPKSRQQVQRIRAYLKELQADYKFELQIVDVGQQPYLAEHFKLVATPALIKIHPEPRHVLAGSNIITQLKSWWPRWQTAVDAYLKLQTDLQENTEDNGRTASSSKSSIYSVALSAELLHLSDEIFRLKQEKEQLEEQLQFKDRVIAMLAHDLRNPLTATAIAVETLQSNYNPDKAGFERLTPTMTTNLFKQARNQTRIIDRMITDLLQVGHNEREFPVKPQKTNLGQLCLDVLEELSDRYIAKSLKVEKDIPKDLPQVYADPERIRQVLINLLDNAIKYTPKGGIITVAGLHRTTQKVQFSIGDTGPGIPEENRDRIFENHFRLERDESKEGYGIGLCLCQRIIRAHYGQIWVDSSPSNGAWFHFTLPVYM; this is translated from the coding sequence ATGCAAGCTTCCCAGGATCAGCCTATTTATTCTGAAGCTCCACTACAGTTGTTACTTTTTGTCGATGGACGACCAAAATCTCGACAACAAGTCCAGCGAATTCGTGCGTATCTGAAAGAATTGCAGGCTGACTACAAGTTTGAACTACAAATTGTTGATGTTGGACAACAACCCTATTTGGCTGAACACTTTAAACTGGTAGCAACACCAGCTTTAATAAAAATTCACCCAGAACCTCGACATGTTCTGGCTGGTAGTAATATAATTACGCAGCTCAAAAGCTGGTGGCCGCGCTGGCAAACCGCAGTAGATGCCTATCTAAAATTACAGACTGACCTGCAAGAAAATACAGAGGATAACGGTCGTACTGCTTCATCTTCTAAATCCTCAATTTATTCAGTGGCTCTTTCTGCCGAATTGCTGCACCTGTCAGATGAAATTTTTCGCTTAAAACAAGAGAAAGAGCAACTCGAAGAGCAATTGCAATTTAAAGACAGGGTAATTGCTATGTTAGCTCATGACCTGCGCAATCCCCTAACAGCCACTGCCATAGCTGTAGAAACTCTGCAATCTAACTATAATCCAGACAAAGCAGGTTTTGAGCGGCTAACGCCGACAATGACAACTAACTTATTTAAACAAGCTCGTAACCAGACTCGCATCATAGACCGTATGATTACTGACCTTTTGCAAGTAGGTCATAACGAGAGAGAATTTCCAGTGAAGCCGCAGAAAACGAATTTGGGACAACTGTGCTTGGATGTATTGGAAGAATTGAGCGATCGCTACATAGCTAAATCCCTAAAAGTAGAAAAGGATATTCCCAAAGATTTACCCCAAGTTTACGCCGATCCAGAACGTATCCGTCAGGTATTGATCAATCTCCTGGATAATGCCATTAAATATACACCAAAAGGCGGTATAATCACAGTCGCAGGACTGCACCGCACAACCCAAAAAGTTCAATTTAGTATTGGTGATACAGGGCCTGGCATACCCGAAGAAAATCGCGATCGGATTTTTGAAAACCACTTCCGTCTAGAACGAGATGAAAGTAAAGAAGGCTACGGTATTGGTCTATGTTTGTGCCAACGTATCATCCGCGCTCACTACGGTCAAATATGGGTAGATTCTTCACCTAGTAACGGTGCATGGTTCCACTTTACATTGCCAGTGTATATGTAG
- the lpxD gene encoding UDP-3-O-(3-hydroxymyristoyl)glucosamine N-acyltransferase, protein MKFSDILAKLGDAAVCNSLNLNKDNNPEIVGMAAVDEATSGTLSYIEGPKFGAMVGKTGASALIVPQDETLQTQAQERGIAWIATPEPKLIFARTLKFFYQPWRPTPEIHPTAVIHPHVKIGNDVYIGPHAVVHQGVEIGSGVCIHANVVIYPDAKIGDRTTLHANCTIHERTLIGADCEIHSGAVIGAEGFGFVPTATGWLKVEQSGYTVLEDGVVVGCNSAIDRPAVGETRVGRYTIIDNLVQIGHGCQIGAGCALAGQSGIAGGVKIGNRVILAGQSGIANQVKIGDGAIASAKAGIHSDVAPGEIVSGLPAIPHKQFVKVSAILNRLPDMYQTLKQLQRQMTQK, encoded by the coding sequence ATGAAATTTAGCGATATACTAGCAAAACTTGGTGATGCTGCCGTCTGTAATAGCTTGAATCTCAATAAAGACAACAATCCAGAAATTGTTGGCATGGCGGCAGTTGATGAAGCGACAAGTGGTACTCTCAGCTACATTGAAGGGCCAAAATTTGGTGCAATGGTAGGCAAAACAGGTGCAAGTGCTTTAATTGTGCCTCAAGATGAAACATTACAGACACAAGCACAAGAACGCGGTATTGCTTGGATCGCCACCCCAGAACCAAAACTAATATTTGCAAGAACACTTAAGTTTTTCTACCAGCCTTGGCGTCCTACTCCGGAGATCCATCCTACTGCCGTCATTCATCCGCATGTGAAAATTGGCAATGATGTTTATATTGGGCCTCATGCAGTAGTTCATCAAGGAGTAGAAATTGGCAGTGGTGTATGCATCCATGCCAATGTCGTTATCTATCCCGATGCTAAGATAGGCGATCGCACAACTTTACATGCTAACTGCACTATCCACGAACGTACTCTCATCGGTGCAGATTGTGAAATCCACAGTGGTGCAGTCATTGGTGCAGAGGGCTTTGGCTTTGTGCCTACTGCCACTGGCTGGCTCAAAGTCGAACAATCAGGTTATACGGTTTTAGAAGATGGTGTTGTTGTTGGCTGTAACAGTGCCATAGATCGTCCAGCAGTCGGTGAAACACGAGTTGGTCGTTATACAATCATTGACAACTTAGTACAAATTGGTCACGGCTGCCAAATTGGTGCAGGTTGTGCGTTGGCAGGACAATCGGGGATAGCAGGAGGAGTCAAAATCGGCAATCGCGTAATTTTAGCAGGACAATCAGGAATTGCCAATCAAGTAAAAATCGGCGATGGCGCGATCGCCTCCGCTAAAGCTGGGATTCACAGTGATGTTGCACCAGGAGAGATTGTCTCCGGTCTTCCCGCCATTCCTCATAAACAGTTTGTAAAAGTATCTGCGATTTTGAATCGCTTACCCGATATGTATCAAACTTTGAAACAATTGCAACGCCAAATGACGCAAAAATGA
- a CDS encoding LEVG family PEP-CTERM protein, with protein sequence MQKISALAKTLIAFSVGLSVAAAIPSAKAASLVPQLEGEVQTNLGCLDPNQCIDTTLLGYTVTSLDFDGAGGYGPSRLFVDSRSTSNTYEGQGLKVSFGTKDAGTNPALNEYWFRPVAITESGNLPESGQLEVGRFLFEFTEVMSEITLDFFDVEDIGTAILMLNGEDITDLVLQAGKNNGIQSLTLYNVKSFEVQLGNAASSKFPKTGDGVDLKGNVVPKLVPEPGTTLSLGVLVVVSIFGLRQRKKTASVA encoded by the coding sequence ATGCAAAAAATCTCTGCTTTAGCAAAAACACTGATAGCATTTTCTGTTGGATTAAGTGTTGCTGCTGCTATACCTTCAGCAAAAGCAGCTTCTCTAGTTCCTCAATTAGAAGGAGAAGTACAAACAAATCTCGGATGTCTTGATCCAAATCAATGTATTGATACAACTTTATTAGGTTACACAGTCACAAGTTTAGATTTTGATGGGGCTGGTGGTTATGGGCCTAGCCGACTATTTGTCGACAGCAGAAGCACTTCTAATACCTATGAAGGACAAGGTTTAAAAGTTAGTTTTGGTACAAAAGATGCAGGCACAAATCCAGCATTAAACGAGTATTGGTTCCGTCCTGTAGCAATTACAGAAAGCGGTAATTTACCTGAAAGTGGACAATTAGAAGTTGGTCGCTTCTTATTTGAGTTCACAGAGGTGATGTCGGAAATAACTTTAGACTTCTTTGATGTAGAAGATATAGGTACTGCTATCTTGATGCTAAATGGTGAAGATATTACTGATTTAGTTTTACAAGCTGGCAAAAATAACGGTATTCAGTCATTGACTCTTTACAACGTTAAGTCTTTTGAGGTGCAGTTGGGTAACGCTGCTTCTAGCAAATTCCCAAAAACTGGTGATGGCGTTGATCTCAAAGGGAATGTGGTTCCTAAACTAGTACCTGAACCAGGAACCACTCTCAGTTTAGGTGTTTTAGTAGTTGTCAGTATATTCGGTTTACGGCAACGGAAAAAAACCGCATCAGTAGCTTAG
- a CDS encoding murein transglycosylase A, translating to MRKTLALVSLSLGLSFVNPVCSVLAQVPINITPLPSPVSPIEPLPPPELSPPLKLVRLGTDCKPVHQCLGWDEQLWSGKSKLGDRKALLASIDNSLRYLATNKALAAYQNYPIPEITLDRVRRSLQRFRQLLVNSKSPGQLQAAVRREFDFYQSVGNDGQGTVKFTAYYEPVYTASKVRTSVYKYPLYKLPPNFDTWAKPHPKRIDLEGKDGLLGNESQLHGLELFWLRDRLDAYLIHIQGSAQLKLTNGKKTSVGYAGGTDYPWTSIGKELAKDGKLPLQNLTMPILVKYFRQNPKEMNNYLPRWERFVFFKETGGTPATGSIGVPVTPERSIATDKSLMPPGALAIVNTSFPYPANKGKLVKRRVSRFVLDQDTGSAIKGPGRVDYFMGTGKLAGDRAGITGSNGTLYYLLLKE from the coding sequence ATGAGAAAAACGCTTGCTTTGGTTTCCTTGAGTCTGGGACTTAGCTTTGTAAATCCTGTTTGCTCTGTGTTGGCTCAGGTTCCTATTAACATAACGCCTTTACCATCACCAGTTAGCCCTATTGAACCGTTACCGCCACCAGAGTTATCACCACCACTAAAATTAGTAAGGCTAGGAACGGACTGTAAACCTGTTCATCAATGTTTGGGTTGGGACGAACAGCTTTGGAGTGGAAAGAGTAAACTGGGCGATCGCAAAGCTTTGTTGGCATCTATTGACAACAGTTTACGTTACCTGGCAACAAACAAGGCACTAGCAGCGTATCAAAATTATCCTATTCCTGAAATCACCCTTGATCGCGTTCGTCGTAGCTTGCAGCGTTTTCGCCAGTTGCTGGTTAATTCCAAATCGCCAGGTCAACTGCAAGCTGCTGTGCGTCGAGAATTTGATTTTTATCAATCAGTTGGCAATGACGGCCAAGGTACGGTGAAGTTCACCGCTTATTATGAGCCAGTGTACACTGCTAGTAAAGTTCGTACTTCTGTATATAAATATCCTCTTTATAAATTGCCACCCAACTTTGACACATGGGCAAAACCACATCCTAAACGCATTGATCTGGAAGGAAAAGATGGTTTACTAGGTAATGAAAGTCAGTTGCATGGTTTGGAATTATTTTGGTTGCGCGATCGCTTAGATGCATATTTGATACATATCCAAGGTTCTGCCCAACTCAAATTAACTAATGGTAAAAAAACCTCTGTTGGTTATGCAGGAGGCACAGACTATCCTTGGACAAGTATTGGCAAAGAACTAGCTAAAGATGGCAAGTTACCTTTACAAAATTTAACAATGCCTATCTTAGTCAAATACTTTCGCCAGAACCCTAAGGAGATGAATAACTATCTACCACGGTGGGAACGCTTTGTCTTTTTCAAAGAAACTGGCGGTACACCTGCAACTGGCAGTATTGGCGTACCAGTCACACCAGAACGTTCGATCGCCACAGATAAATCTCTCATGCCGCCAGGAGCCTTAGCAATAGTTAATACTTCATTTCCTTATCCTGCTAATAAAGGAAAATTGGTTAAGCGCCGAGTTAGTCGCTTCGTTCTAGATCAGGATACTGGCAGTGCTATTAAAGGCCCGGGACGGGTAGATTATTTTATGGGAACTGGGAAATTAGCAGGCGATCGCGCCGGTATTACAGGTAGTAATGGTACTCTATATTATTTGCTGCTGAAGGAGTAG
- the nblB gene encoding phycobilisome degradation protein NblB translates to MSVNPESVKQLLVSEDLGDRLRAVNQIRQLEPTIGFELIQNAINDSNSRVRYSAVSQLDTLGGQNLDLSLSILRDRLLNDPEPDVQAAAADCLGALKLKAAYEDLQQLYQTSNEWIVKFSIIATLGELGDPRSFELLQQALSSDNELVQTAAISSLGDLGDTQAVPLLAPYATNPDWQIRYRVAQALGRLKSTDAKTILETLVNDEVEAVATEAQKSLENF, encoded by the coding sequence ATGAGTGTCAATCCTGAATCTGTAAAACAATTACTGGTGTCTGAAGATTTGGGCGATCGCTTACGAGCAGTAAATCAAATTCGCCAACTAGAACCAACGATTGGTTTTGAATTAATTCAAAACGCTATTAATGACAGTAATTCCCGTGTGCGTTACTCAGCCGTTAGTCAGTTGGATACCTTGGGTGGACAAAATTTAGATTTGTCTTTGAGTATATTACGCGATCGCTTACTCAATGACCCAGAACCAGATGTGCAAGCAGCAGCAGCAGACTGCTTAGGTGCTTTAAAGCTAAAAGCAGCTTATGAAGATTTGCAACAGCTTTACCAAACCAGCAATGAATGGATTGTGAAATTTAGCATTATCGCTACTTTAGGAGAATTGGGTGATCCGCGATCGTTTGAACTACTTCAACAGGCGCTTTCCTCGGACAATGAATTAGTGCAAACTGCTGCTATTAGTTCTCTTGGTGATTTAGGAGATACACAAGCAGTTCCTCTTTTAGCCCCCTACGCTACAAATCCTGATTGGCAAATTCGCTATAGAGTTGCACAAGCTTTAGGTCGTCTGAAAAGTACAGACGCCAAAACTATATTAGAAACATTGGTGAATGATGAAGTCGAGGCTGTTGCAACAGAAGCGCAAAAATCTCTAGAAAATTTCTAA
- a CDS encoding LEVG family PEP-CTERM protein has product MPKFNFLATMIGTALGLGVVAGMPAAHAASLIPEQEGEIKTNLGCLEPNQCIDTTSLGYTVTSLDFDGVGGYGASRLFIDDRATSNTYQGSGLKVSFGTKDAGTNTGVNEYWLRPVAITESGKLPENGQLEIGRFLFEFTQEMSEITLDFFDVEDIGTGVLLINGKPVDDLMLSAGKNNGIQALTFYNVKSFEVQLGNAYSSKFPKYGDGVNLSGIKGTPKAVPEAGTTLGLGALAVAGMFGLRQRKKILFAG; this is encoded by the coding sequence ATGCCTAAGTTTAATTTTTTAGCAACAATGATAGGAACAGCTTTGGGTTTAGGCGTAGTTGCTGGTATGCCTGCTGCTCATGCTGCTTCTCTTATTCCTGAACAAGAAGGCGAAATCAAGACTAATCTGGGCTGTCTTGAGCCGAATCAATGTATTGACACAACTTCATTAGGTTACACAGTCACAAGTTTGGATTTTGATGGGGTTGGTGGCTATGGTGCAAGCCGATTATTTATAGATGATAGAGCTACTTCTAACACCTACCAAGGATCAGGTCTAAAAGTTAGTTTCGGAACAAAAGATGCTGGCACTAATACAGGAGTTAATGAATATTGGTTACGTCCTGTAGCTATTACAGAAAGCGGTAAGTTACCTGAAAATGGTCAATTAGAAATAGGTCGCTTCTTATTTGAGTTCACACAAGAAATGTCGGAAATAACTTTAGACTTCTTTGATGTGGAAGATATAGGCACTGGTGTCTTACTGATCAATGGCAAGCCTGTTGACGATTTAATGTTGTCTGCTGGCAAGAACAACGGTATTCAGGCTTTGACTTTTTATAACGTCAAATCTTTTGAAGTGCAGTTGGGTAATGCTTATTCTAGTAAGTTTCCGAAGTATGGTGACGGTGTAAACTTATCGGGAATCAAGGGAACACCAAAAGCTGTACCGGAAGCAGGAACAACCCTGGGCTTAGGTGCCTTGGCAGTAGCAGGTATGTTTGGCTTACGGCAACGTAAAAAGATTTTATTTGCAGGCTAA